The Faecalibacterium prausnitzii genome includes a window with the following:
- the coaD gene encoding pantetheine-phosphate adenylyltransferase, which produces MATAVYPGSFDPVTKGHLDIIKRAAKINDHLIVAVLINSAKHPLFTVEERVALLQECCKDIPNVTVESFDGLTVEFAKKRRASVMVRGLRAVTDFENEIQLAQTNHALMPGIETMFLATSIKWSYLSSTIVKEAARYGSNISKFVTPNVEAAVEQKMAALRAKGEQP; this is translated from the coding sequence ATGGCAACAGCAGTTTATCCCGGATCGTTCGATCCGGTCACCAAAGGGCACCTGGACATCATCAAGCGTGCCGCAAAGATCAACGATCACCTGATCGTCGCCGTGCTCATCAACAGCGCCAAGCACCCTCTGTTCACCGTAGAAGAGCGGGTGGCCCTGCTGCAGGAGTGCTGCAAGGACATCCCGAACGTCACGGTGGAGAGCTTTGACGGCCTGACCGTGGAGTTTGCCAAAAAGCGCCGCGCTTCGGTCATGGTGCGGGGTCTGCGGGCGGTCACGGATTTCGAAAACGAGATCCAGCTGGCGCAGACGAACCATGCACTGATGCCCGGCATTGAGACGATGTTCCTGGCGACCAGCATCAAATGGAGCTACCTTTCCTCGACGATCGTGAAAGAGGCTGCCCGCTACGGCAGCAATATCTCCAAGTTCGTCACGCCCAATGTGGAAGCCGCCGTCGAACAGAAGATGGCCGCGCTCCGGGCGAAAGGGGAGCAGCCCTGA